In Senegalia massiliensis, a genomic segment contains:
- a CDS encoding metal ABC transporter ATP-binding protein: MNIIEVNNLTVKYDNVTALDDINIKIKKGEFLGVIGPNGGGKTTLLKSLLGLIKPNIGEVKINDHRPIGYVPQFSNFDRTFPIKVLDVILLGKLEGKIKFLHRFKNTDINKAEEIMHSLGIYKFRNRQISQLSGGQLQKVLIARALIMEPEIMILDEPTASLDANSKTEIYNLLKRLNEDKTIIVVSHDVGVINSYIDTVACLNKKMHYHGDDTKLSKRTLENVYGCPVELIAHGNTPHRVLHVHDEEGEEI; the protein is encoded by the coding sequence ATGAATATCATAGAGGTAAATAATCTCACTGTAAAATATGATAATGTAACTGCTTTAGATGATATAAATATAAAAATTAAAAAAGGTGAATTTTTAGGAGTAATAGGACCAAATGGTGGAGGAAAAACTACTCTTTTGAAATCTCTTTTAGGCCTTATAAAACCAAATATTGGTGAAGTAAAAATAAATGACCATAGACCTATTGGTTATGTACCGCAGTTTAGTAATTTTGATAGAACATTTCCTATAAAAGTATTAGATGTTATACTTCTAGGCAAACTTGAAGGTAAAATTAAATTTCTTCATAGATTCAAAAACACAGATATTAACAAGGCTGAGGAAATAATGCATAGCCTTGGCATATATAAATTTAGAAATAGACAAATATCACAATTATCAGGTGGACAACTTCAAAAGGTACTTATTGCTCGTGCACTTATAATGGAACCTGAAATTATGATATTAGATGAACCTACAGCAAGTTTAGATGCTAATTCTAAAACAGAAATATATAATTTACTTAAAAGGTTAAATGAAGATAAAACTATAATAGTAGTAAGTCATGATGTAGGGGTCATTAATTCTTATATAGATACGGTTGCTTGTTTAAATAAAAAAATGCATTATCATGGTGATGATACAAAATTGAGTAAAAGGACATTAGAAAATGTTTATGGATGTCCAGTAGAATTAATAGCACATGGAAATACTCCTCATAGAGTGCTTCATGTTCATGATGAGGAAGGTGAAGAAATATGA
- a CDS encoding N-acyl-D-amino-acid deacylase family protein: MFDLKITNGEIYDFDNSSKDILDIGISSGKIVKIGKNIGEAKIIIDAEKKIVSPGFIDIHMHEETIGNTIDNDDYDIANKMLLMGVTTGVGGNCGINKQSIKEFYDFVDKNGSPINYLLFIGHNYLREQVGIEDRYRKATDKEIEQMKVLLNEAIDYGAIGLSFGIEYSPGITLDEIVKLCEPLRGKEVLLSAHYRKDAKYAIESVKELIEISKKTGIPMQISHLGSCAAYGMMNETLEVIQKAIDDGIDIEADCYPYDAFSTYIGSAVFDEGCFDLWNKSYDSILLTEEPYKGVRCNKELFIKARKEHPNMLVVAFVMNEDEVVRALKSPFMSIASDGLYNTSQGHPRGAGTFPKALSKYVREEEKISMLEALKKMTLIPAKRLGLKSKGQIKLNYDADLVIFDPKNIQDKADYLNPTLPPEGIEYVIINGEIVAKDKKILKSRLGKIIK; this comes from the coding sequence ATGTTTGATTTGAAAATAACTAATGGTGAAATATATGATTTTGATAATAGTTCTAAAGATATATTAGATATTGGAATAAGTAGTGGAAAAATAGTAAAAATAGGTAAAAATATAGGAGAAGCTAAAATTATAATTGATGCAGAAAAAAAGATAGTATCTCCTGGATTTATTGACATTCATATGCATGAAGAAACAATAGGAAATACTATTGATAATGATGATTACGACATAGCTAATAAAATGTTACTTATGGGTGTTACTACTGGTGTTGGAGGAAATTGTGGAATAAATAAGCAATCAATTAAAGAGTTTTATGATTTTGTAGATAAAAATGGTTCTCCTATAAACTATCTTTTATTTATAGGACATAATTATTTAAGAGAACAAGTAGGAATAGAAGATAGGTATAGAAAAGCAACTGATAAAGAAATAGAGCAAATGAAAGTTTTATTAAATGAGGCTATAGATTATGGTGCAATAGGATTATCATTTGGAATTGAGTATTCACCTGGAATAACATTAGATGAAATTGTTAAATTATGTGAACCTTTAAGAGGAAAAGAAGTACTACTTTCAGCCCATTATAGAAAAGATGCTAAATATGCTATAGAATCTGTTAAAGAACTTATAGAGATTTCTAAAAAAACTGGAATACCAATGCAAATATCTCATTTAGGAAGTTGTGCGGCTTACGGTATGATGAATGAAACTTTAGAAGTAATACAAAAGGCTATAGATGATGGTATTGATATTGAAGCAGATTGTTATCCATATGATGCATTTAGCACTTATATTGGTTCAGCTGTATTTGATGAAGGGTGTTTTGACCTCTGGAACAAGTCTTATGACAGTATTTTACTTACTGAAGAACCTTATAAGGGGGTTAGATGCAATAAAGAATTATTTATAAAAGCTAGAAAAGAACATCCTAATATGTTAGTAGTAGCTTTTGTAATGAATGAAGATGAAGTTGTAAGAGCATTAAAATCACCTTTTATGAGCATAGCAAGTGATGGACTATACAATACCTCTCAAGGACATCCTAGAGGAGCAGGTACATTTCCAAAAGCATTATCAAAATATGTAAGAGAAGAAGAGAAAATATCTATGTTAGAAGCTTTAAAGAAAATGACATTAATACCAGCTAAAAGGTTAGGATTAAAATCTAAAGGACAAATAAAATTAAATTATGATGCAGATTTAGTTATATTTGACCCTAAAAACATTCAAGATAAAGCAGATTATTTAAATCCTACATTGCCTCCAGAAGGTATTGAATATGTTATAATAAATGGTGAAATTGTAGCAAAAGATAAAAAAATACTGAAATCACGACTAGGTAAAATTATAAAATAA
- a CDS encoding YfcC family protein, which produces MSDVKLDNKKKKFKVPHVYVILLTIILICGVLTYIVPAGEYNMVENEEGREVLDPESFENVEKTPVTPFGLLKSVPKGMVETALIIFFIFIVGGSFAVVEATGATEAGLGKVTIMMAGKEKLIIPIIMFVFSLGGAVFGMAEETLPFIPIMVTLAIALGFDSLTGVGMVLVGAGAGFAGAFMNPFTIGVAQGIAGIPLFSGMGYRIFAYIVMYLLATSFIFWYAGRVKKNPKKSLMYEADQKREDTLDLDNLMDFTVRHKIVLLVVAVTIGLLVFGVVNYGWYIEQISALFLGMAIVVAIVGGLGFNGFAESLIEGMSNLAGGALVVGFARAILVVLTEGQILDTILHSTASLVSGLPSYLAALGMYIFQCFLNFIVPSGSGQAAVSIPILAPLSDLVGVTRQTAVLAYQFGDGISNIFTPTSGYFMAGLALAKVPWDKWAKWILPLILVEYIVAGVLVVIANLINFGPF; this is translated from the coding sequence ATGAGTGATGTTAAATTAGATAATAAAAAGAAAAAGTTTAAGGTACCACATGTATATGTAATACTATTAACAATAATTTTAATTTGTGGAGTTCTCACATACATTGTACCAGCTGGCGAATATAATATGGTGGAAAACGAAGAGGGAAGAGAAGTATTAGATCCTGAATCATTTGAAAATGTTGAAAAAACACCAGTAACTCCATTTGGATTGTTAAAATCTGTACCAAAAGGTATGGTTGAAACGGCATTAATAATATTTTTCATTTTCATAGTTGGTGGATCATTTGCTGTTGTAGAAGCAACAGGAGCTACAGAAGCAGGATTAGGTAAAGTAACTATAATGATGGCAGGCAAAGAAAAACTAATAATACCTATAATTATGTTTGTATTTTCACTTGGTGGTGCTGTTTTTGGTATGGCAGAAGAAACACTTCCCTTTATACCTATAATGGTAACACTTGCAATAGCACTTGGATTTGACTCTCTTACAGGAGTAGGAATGGTGCTTGTAGGAGCTGGGGCTGGATTTGCAGGGGCATTTATGAATCCTTTTACTATAGGAGTAGCACAAGGTATAGCTGGAATTCCTTTATTTTCTGGTATGGGATATAGAATATTCGCATATATTGTGATGTATCTATTAGCTACCTCATTTATTTTCTGGTATGCAGGAAGGGTTAAGAAAAATCCTAAAAAATCATTAATGTATGAAGCAGATCAAAAAAGAGAAGATACTCTAGATTTAGATAATTTAATGGATTTTACAGTAAGGCATAAAATAGTTTTATTAGTAGTAGCAGTAACAATAGGATTATTAGTATTTGGTGTTGTAAATTATGGTTGGTATATAGAACAAATTTCTGCACTCTTCTTAGGGATGGCTATAGTAGTTGCTATTGTAGGAGGACTTGGATTTAATGGCTTTGCAGAAAGTCTCATAGAAGGTATGTCTAATCTAGCGGGAGGAGCTCTAGTTGTTGGATTTGCAAGGGCTATACTTGTCGTACTTACAGAAGGGCAAATACTTGACACAATATTACATTCTACAGCTAGTTTAGTATCAGGACTACCATCATATCTTGCAGCATTAGGAATGTATATTTTCCAATGTTTCCTTAATTTTATAGTACCATCAGGCAGTGGTCAGGCAGCAGTTTCTATACCAATTTTAGCTCCACTTTCAGATTTAGTAGGAGTAACAAGACAAACTGCTGTACTTGCTTATCAATTTGGAGATGGAATTTCTAATATTTTCACACCAACTTCAGGATATTTTATGGCAGGTCTTGCTTTAGCAAAAGTACCTTGGGACAAATGGGCAAAATGGATACTACCTTTGATTTTAGTAGAATATATAGTTGCAGGAGTATTAGTTGTAATAGCTAATCTCATTAATTTTGGTCCATTTTAA
- a CDS encoding M20 family metallopeptidase, which produces MYNKKVDEIKELISEKEVIKIIKELVEIPSYPGIQSQETKVAEKIKHIFESENIKVEVQEVVDGRCNVIARIKGNGIGKNLLLTGHTDTVPPYDMENACKLIEKDNKLYGRGTVDMKGPLACMIASMIAIKRSKVELKGDLIFAGVIDEEEGSEGTIDLLKRNLDIDAAIVGEPTRLEICVAHRGLEWIEFDFVGKTVHGGKQEEGINAIVKATNFIQRIEDEVIPKIYSNTHPIIGTSSMNYGTINGGTQPSTVAGNCKLKIDRRWVPKENYQDMLKEYQDILDDMSKKDDKFKCEMKIMKESVMRDGYVHEAMETDTNSDIVKISKGITDKIMDKDTKLTYFPAWTDGGLLSSYANIETIVFAPGDLESAHSSKEFIDKKQVYPATVIYTLIAMEYCS; this is translated from the coding sequence ATGTATAATAAAAAAGTCGATGAAATTAAGGAATTAATTTCAGAAAAAGAAGTTATTAAGATTATCAAAGAATTAGTAGAAATACCAAGTTATCCAGGAATTCAATCGCAAGAAACAAAAGTTGCAGAAAAAATTAAACATATTTTTGAATCTGAAAATATTAAAGTGGAAGTTCAAGAAGTAGTAGATGGAAGGTGTAATGTTATTGCAAGAATCAAAGGAAATGGTATCGGAAAGAATTTATTATTAACAGGACATACTGATACTGTACCTCCATATGATATGGAAAATGCATGTAAATTAATAGAAAAAGACAATAAACTATATGGAAGAGGGACTGTAGATATGAAAGGACCTTTAGCATGCATGATAGCTTCTATGATAGCAATTAAAAGGTCAAAAGTTGAATTAAAAGGTGATTTAATATTTGCAGGAGTAATTGATGAAGAAGAAGGTAGTGAAGGAACCATAGATTTACTTAAAAGAAATTTAGATATAGATGCTGCCATAGTTGGAGAGCCTACAAGGCTAGAAATATGTGTGGCTCATAGAGGATTAGAATGGATTGAGTTTGATTTTGTAGGAAAAACTGTTCATGGTGGAAAACAAGAAGAAGGTATAAATGCAATAGTAAAAGCAACAAATTTTATACAGAGGATAGAAGATGAAGTTATACCAAAAATATACTCAAATACTCATCCTATAATAGGTACATCTTCTATGAATTATGGAACTATAAATGGTGGAACTCAGCCAAGTACAGTAGCAGGAAATTGCAAACTCAAAATAGATAGAAGATGGGTACCAAAAGAAAACTATCAAGATATGTTAAAAGAATATCAAGATATTTTAGATGATATGTCTAAAAAAGATGATAAATTTAAATGTGAAATGAAAATAATGAAAGAAAGTGTTATGAGAGATGGTTATGTTCATGAAGCTATGGAAACAGATACAAATAGTGATATAGTGAAGATATCTAAAGGTATAACAGATAAAATAATGGATAAAGATACAAAATTAACTTATTTCCCAGCATGGACTGATGGAGGATTACTTTCATCATATGCAAATATAGAGACGATTGTATTTGCGCCAGGAGATTTGGAATCAGCTCATTCATCTAAGGAGTTTATAGACAAAAAGCAAGTTTATCCTGCTACAGTTATATATACATTGATAGCCATGGAATATTGTAGTTAA
- a CDS encoding IclR family transcriptional regulator translates to MSSKNLSSIEKSILILNKLSDTPYEYKAQELADILEINKTTIHRILNVFLENDLVIKDNLTKMYRLGPQVYRLGSVYLNNFNFENKVEEILNEISAEAKESVGLAIRDREKIISLYEIELYQPMKMNYRPGIFYPINRGCYGKCLMAYYDREKVIKILQKETYEKVAKNTLTTTQKILQEYEKIKKDGYVTSIEESFKYAIGVGIPIFNSKREVVACLAVSFLKTDDYMKKIEKLKEILFKYRPKVEKYIP, encoded by the coding sequence ATGAGTAGTAAAAATTTATCAAGCATTGAAAAATCTATATTAATACTTAATAAATTAAGCGATACACCATATGAGTATAAAGCACAAGAATTAGCAGATATATTAGAAATAAATAAAACAACCATACACAGAATTTTAAATGTTTTTTTAGAAAATGATTTAGTAATAAAAGATAATTTAACTAAGATGTATAGATTAGGTCCTCAAGTCTATAGATTAGGAAGTGTATATTTGAATAATTTTAACTTTGAAAATAAAGTAGAAGAGATATTAAATGAAATATCTGCTGAAGCAAAAGAATCTGTAGGTTTAGCTATAAGAGATAGAGAAAAAATAATATCACTTTATGAAATTGAATTATATCAACCTATGAAAATGAATTACAGGCCAGGAATTTTTTATCCTATAAATCGAGGCTGTTATGGAAAATGTCTTATGGCTTATTACGATAGAGAAAAAGTAATAAAAATATTACAGAAAGAAACATATGAGAAAGTAGCTAAAAATACACTTACAACTACTCAAAAAATTTTACAAGAGTATGAAAAAATAAAAAAAGATGGTTATGTAACTAGTATAGAAGAAAGTTTTAAATATGCAATAGGGGTAGGTATTCCTATATTTAACTCTAAAAGAGAAGTTGTAGCCTGCTTAGCTGTATCTTTTTTAAAAACGGATGACTATATGAAAAAAATAGAAAAATTAAAAGAAATATTATTTAAATATAGACCAAAGGTAGAAAAATATATTCCATAA